The genomic stretch GTCCACGAGCTTCGCACGCGCCACCGCGAGCCCGTTGCCGCCCTGGCGTGGCTCGGAATAGGTCCAGTAGATGAGCTGGCTCTGCGCGTAGTCGGGGCCGACCTCCACGTCGAGCAGGCCCCCCTGTCCGCGGCCATCCACGTTGGGCAGCCCCACGACGGCGGGAGACTTCGCGCCCTGCGGTGTGACGATGTAGAGCGAGCCGGTGGGCTTCTCCGTCACCAGCATGCGCTGGTCGGGCAGGAAGGCGATGGCCCAGGGATTCCTGAATCCCGAGGCAATCTCGGTGACCTGGATGGGCGTCTGCGTCTGGATGGCTGGGACGCGTGTCTGCCCGGGGAAGGCCGGATCGAACTCGGGCACGTTGGGCGGCCCCTGCGGGACCGGGGGGCCTGTGGGAAGCGGCTCTTCAGGCGGAACACCCGCGTCGTCCGGCGGAACGCCCGCGTCATCTGGCGGAACGCCCGCGTCATCTGGCGGAACGCCCGAGTCTTCCGGCGGGAGGCCCGAGTCCTGCTGCGGGACGCCCGAGTCCTGGGGCGTTGGCGTGGGGTCTGGCGTCTGGCTGCAGCCAGATAGGAGGGCGGCGACGATGAGGGGCAATGACAGGGTTCGCATGCGACTCTCTCCTGGGGGATAGAACGGAAATGAACATCGCGTGCCTCGTGTCGAGTGGAAAGTCCGCGCTTCAACCGGCGGCCGGACCGTGCCGGACATCGGACAGAGGCTCGGCTCTCGGGCGGAGCTCAGCACGCCATCGCCAATCGCTGTGCAGCGAGGCACAAATTGTATGGAGTGGCCGTAGTATCCCGTTCACGGCGAAGCGGTGCCAGGGCAACGCCCCTCATTGGGCCGTGCACGGGGGCTTCACGGCGGTGCTCACCTGGGACTCCGCCGAAGAGCCACCGGCCAACGCCCAGGAGGAGCGCGACGAGGACGAGAGCCGGCTTCCTGCCTCACGAGCCCAGGGGGCGCCCTGGGGCCGGGCGAGAAGAGCGGGCTACGGTTCCGCGCCAGGGTGGGCTGAAGACTTTGGCGACGGGGCCCGGCCCGGCAGGACGGCGCGGAGCCGCGCATCGCGCAGCCAGAGCCCCAGCCAGAGCAGCGTCGCGATGTAGACGGGGAAGAGCATGTGGGAGAAGAGCGGGTTGCCGACCCGGACGTGGGTGGCGACCGCGCCTCCGAGATAGCCCGTCCACAGGATGGCCCCCAGCACCGAGAGCCGGGGAGTGAGGTACACCGCCAGGCACGCCAGCTGAACGATTCCCAAGCCGAAGAGCACGCTCACGGGGTAGCCGAGCTCCACCGTGCCCTGCTGCGCCTCCGGAATCTGGAGCAATTTCCCGGTAGCATCGAACAGCAGGAAGAGGACGGCGATGCCGCTCAGGATGCGTCCCGTCCACAGGGCCTTCTTCGAGGAGTACTGCGTGCCCGACTGCAGGCAGGGGGCCGGGGCGGTGTGCTGGAATTCGGTGTGGGTCGTCATGGTCATGGGGTTCTCCGTGAAGCGGTTTTGAGGGTTGGACCGCCATGGCCGCCGAAAATCATCGGTCGGTCGGAAGAAAGATCGCGGGCCTTCCTCGCCTGACTGACCGCCGCTCAGTTTGGCGGGCAGGGTGGAGGAACGAAGGCCTCGCTGAGGCAGGCCTCCCTCGGTTCAGCGCGCTTCTGGCCCGCGCGCCATCATCCATTGCTGTGCAGTGAAGGACCCAGCGGGTGCAGGCGCGAACGTCACGCGCGGCCGTCAACCCGACGAACCCGCCGGAGCACTGACCGGTTGGCCCAACGCCGTCGTTGGAGGACTCTCCGGCGGCGGTGTGGTTTCCGCCGGACTTGGCATCGCCAATGGAAATCTCACGCGAGGCTGAAGCTCGTCACGACGCGGCACTCCTACCCATCAATCGAGTTGACGCCCATCTTCTCTGCTTCCGTCGTGTCGCTGTACCAGAGGTTCCGCTCCCCGCGCGTGTCTCCCGCGCCCGCTGGCTTGTTGTTCCAGGTGATGGTCCGCTCGTGCCAATCGTCATCGGGGACGTAGGTCGTGTAGGCGTTTCCGTCGCCCCTATGTGCGACGCCAGTGTTGGCGGTCACGGAGAGCCGCACCGAGCGCACTCGAATATTCGGTGGCAGGAGGCTCAAGTCGAAGCGCATGTAGACGTGACTGTACTGGCGGTTCACTTCCCACGCGGAATACTGGCCGTAGTTGGTGTCCGGTGCGGAGGAGGTGACCTGAGAATCGGCCACGGGCTCCATCGTCACCGTGGTTCCGCCCAGCGCGGAGGTTCGGGTGGCGACGGGAAGCGGGGTTCGGGAGAGGACTCCACGCTGACATCGCCGCACCCCGCGGCGCAGAGCGCGAGCAGGGCCGTCAGCGAGAGCGGATGTCGGTGAGGCGGAGAGAATTGCTTCAAGAAATGCATCAGGTCTGCCTCTCTGTGAGAGTTGTCAGACACGGGGCCTGATGCCGCCGTGAATCCAGGTGTACATCACGACTGAGAAGGGCCGGGCACGCTCATTCCCAGACCCGCAGTGTCGAGGCGCGGGGTGGCGGTCTAGGATGCCGCGCCATGGGAATCTTCGTCATCGGGTCTTTCTTTCTGGCGCTCCTTGGAGGGGGCGTGCTCGGGGTCGTGTCACTCCTCATCCACCTGTTCGCGGTGCGAAAGGGGCGCGGCTCGTGGAAGCGGTTCCTGCTGATTTCCGGAGCATCCACGGTGGTGGTGGGCGTATCAGCCTATTTGTGGATGTTCAGTGGCCCCGAGGCATCGGGCGCACCGACAGGGGACGACTACGCGCGGGCCATCCTGGGAGCAGCGCTCCTTGGAGGCTCGCCTGGGGTCGGGCTGCTCGCCGGACTGCTGACCTTGCTCAAGGGCAACGCACCGGCCCCCGTCTCGCCGGCATGAGGGCGCCTGATAGGGGACCCATGCGTCACCTGGCGGCCGTCGCTCTCTGGGTGCGTTGGTGTTGCAACCGGAGCCCCACGCCGCACGCGGGCGTGGCCTCCAGAGGCGAGGCGCGCTACTGCATGCGCTTCTTCCCCTGCTGAAGACGCGCTGGCGAAACGAACAGTCGAGTTCGTCCGCCATGGGGTATCCCCAGTTGCCCTCTATGCAACGGCCATGGGGGTAGGGTCCTCACGCGGACTCAGCCGCCGCCTGGGCGCCCCGAGAATCCCTGTTGCCATGTACCAACCGAGAACAGGACCAGCCCCTGCTCCCATGACGGGTACCGGGAAGTTGCCGAGCATCGGCACGCAGAGGGTCGCGGCGATGTAGACGAAGAGACTGGTAGCGAGGGGTGTTCCAGGGCCATCGCTTGTCTTCCATCGGGCGGTGCCTGGCGCGGCGGGCAGAAGGAGAAGGGCAAGCGCGGCCACTGCGCCGCGATGCCGAGCGCGGGCGCCAGACTGGCGGCGAGCTGGAGGATGCGCTCGACGTGGGGGACCGCGGGGAGTGGGTCCGGCTGGAGCCATGCACCGAAGCCGATGAGGAGAACGACGGTGCAACTGACGGCACGCTGGAGCCAGTGCGTCGAGTGCGCGCGGGCGAGCAGGGTGCTCGCCGCCAGTGCGAAGGCAGTCCCCTGGCCTGCGTCGGGTTGCGCGGCATGGACGGCCGATAACCCCACGGCAAGGACTGCAGCGGCGGAGAAGCGCCGGTGCAGCGCATCGCTCATTCCGAGGAGCACCCACGGCACCGCCACGGCGGAAGCGTGGAGACGAACCTGCCCCAGCTCAATCCATCGATGAACTTCGTCGAGTCCCGGAAAGAGGAGCGTCGAGGCGGTGAGCAGCACCGCGATGACGGAGAGGGGGCCGGAGACTCTCAGGAGTATCGCGCTCGAGAGGCGTCCTGCCATGGCCGCCACGCCAGCACCCAGTGCCGCCGCCGTCGCATTGATGGCGAATGCGGCGATGGGAGCGCCACTTCGCCATGCGACGAAGGCGCCCAGGAGCATGGCGGGAAGTGGCAGGAGCAGAAGCCATGACGGTGCAGTCTTCTGCGCCTCGGTTGGAGTCATGCGGGGCGTATAATACGAGCGACAGTGCCCTCGCCTTGCGGCGCCCGGCCCCGACCTCGCTAGTAGGTGCCCCAGCGCGAAGGCAGGGGGCCGCTCCACTGTGTCCGAGTCCCGGGCGTCGTCAGCGGCGAGTCTCCGGCGATGCGCATGACGTTTGCGTCCGCGTTCATGTTGGACCAGTCCACGGCGATGTTGCGGCAGTACCGGTCACGGGCGAACCCTGTCTGGAGGTCATGCACACAAGGCGTCGGGTCCCAGACCCGGTCTGCTTGCAGACGCTGGACCGCTGCGACGATGTTGGAGGGCATCTCCCCGGAGGCCCGGACGAAGGGAACGCCGTCGATGGGCGTGCCGTCCGACGCGAAGAGTTCGAAGACCTTGCCGGAGTAGCTCAGCGCGCCCGGCATGCTGAAGTCCCATGCCCCGGCGGTGAATGGGGCGGCCTGTCCACAGGAGGCCGGGTTCCCAGGGGCATCCGTGCATGCGCCGCGAAGGTGGAGGACCAACACCGCGCCCGTCTCCACCGTGTAGCCCTGGGGGAAGGTGAAGGTGAAGTTGGAGTTGGTGAGCTCCTTGAGGGAGATGCCCGTCAGCGAACCGCCGGTGACAGCCACCAGCTCGATGAGTTCCTGCTGGACGTACGGATTGATCTCCGTGATGCGCAGCGAAGCCTCCGGCGCGGAACTCCCGGCATCCGTGCCCGAGTCCGGCGCGCCGGCATCGCCCGAGCCTGCGTCCACGCCACCGTCATCCGAGCCCGGCTCCGTCGAACCCGCGTCCACCCCGGCGTCTTCCATGCCTGCGTCGACGGTTCCCGAGTCGGGCAAGGAGGCCTGAACGCAGGTCTCCTCCACACAGACGATGTCCGGTCCACGGGACGCGCAGTCGCGGCTCTCCGTGCATTCGGAAGAGGAACAGGCGGAGAGGAGTGGGAGCAGGGCGAAGGCCAGGACTCGTGGGACGCGGTGTGTAAGGAGCATGGGGGGAATTCCTGGAAGCAAGAGGGGGAGACGGAGGGCGGTGATGACGGAGTGGCAGGGGCCGCAGATACACGGCCCGCCAGCAGCCCGTTGAGCCCACTTCATTTTTACTACGGAGGACACGGGCTCATGGCGCCGCGGGCGAACATCCGTGCGAGCCACGCGTCGCGTGTCGCGATGCATGCGCGCGCCAGGTCGGACTGCGGGGCGATGTCATAGAAGCCATGGAAGGCTCCGCCCCAGACGTGCAGCTCGCACTCACCACCCGCTGCCAGGATTCCGCGGGCATAGGCGACCGCTTCATCTCGAAACGTCTCCGCTCCTCCGACGTCGATGAAGGTGGGCGGCAGCCCGCTCAAGTCCGATGCTCGCGCGGGCGCGGAGTACGGAGACACCTCGGGGCCTCCACAGCGGTCTCCCAGCACGGCTCTCCAGGCGGTCAGATTGCTGGTGCGGTCCCAGACGCCGACGCCATCGTATCGGTGTGCAGATTCCGTCTCGTTCCGGTCGTCCAGCATCGGGCATTGCAGAAGTTGGCCCAGCAGCCGAGGGCCCTGCCGGTCCCGAGCCAGAAGCGTGGTGCCCGCCGCGAGCCCTCCGCCGCCGCTCCCGCCGAAGATGACCAACTGATTCGGATCAAACCGGAGCATGTCCGCATGCGCCGCCATCCACGCCAGCCCGGCGTAGCAGTCCTCCACCAGGGTGGGAGCTGGATGCTCGGGTGCCAGCCGGTACTCGACGGTGACACAGACCGCATCATGGCGGAGCACCCACTCCACGAGCGGCTTCGCCCCCGCGAAGCGGGTGCCCATCACCATGCCGCCGCCATGGATGTGATAGATGGCGGGACCGGGAACCGAGTGGCCTTGCCGGGATATGACCGAGACCACGATTTCGGCGCCCTGGTATCCGGGGATGCTGTAGTCAACGCAGCTGACCTGCGCGTCGCCAATCAGCGTTTCCCGGGTCACGTGGCTCAACCGGCGGAAGTGATCGAGCTGCTCCAACGTCATCTGTAAGGGCACATACCCCTTCAGCGGCGGGAGGAGGGGGGCCAGTTGTGGATCGAAGTCCGTCGATGAGGTCGGGCGAGTCATGCGCGTTCCATACCGGATGGGTGTGACACCCGCAAAGCGGCTGTCAGGCAACTGGCGGATGGGCACGCCCGCGTGGTTCTCCCTATTGTCCACACATGCGTGCGTTGCGAGTGCTACTGGCGTTCACGGTGGGGTGTAACGCACCAATGCCTCACCCCATTACGGCACAGGGCGCTCCGCCCGATGTCGGCGATACGTATGAAGCCTGTGGCTGCGGCTGTTGCCCGATGGCGGGGCCGGTGTACGAGTGCCTCTACTGGACCCAGGGAGACAGCCTGCAGGCTGTCATCGCCAAGGACAAGGCAATGAAGGACGGGCCGTTCTGCAAGGGGACCGGCAAGCGCCTGGGATGCTCATTGGGGACGATGTACAGGTACTGTGACTGAAGGCACCTGTCCGTCGGCTCGATGCGCTCAACCCGCTGAGCGCTTCCGAACCAGGTCCTGGCGCCTGAACGTCTTCACCAGGAAGTCCACGAGGGAGGGGCCCGCGCCGGCAGATGCCATTTCTTGAGAGGGGGCCTATCGTCCCCCGGCTAGGCCACTTAATCCACCCGAGGCAATGAGAGCGCATTCGCCTGGGGGATTCATGACGAGGATTGGTGAGCGTCTACCTTCTGTCTCCGCGCCCAAGGTCCGGACCTTGGCGGACATGAGCTCCGCCCGCGCGTTCGTGGACCTGCTCGGCTCGGTGATTCCGGCCCAGCATGCCGCGCCGGTCGCGGCTGCCCGCCACTACAACATCGAGTCCCTGGGCCCTTCCAACGCCATGCAGCAGGCGGCCCATGCGAGGGAGGTTCTCCCCTCCCTGCTGGGCCTGTTGACCGATGAGCGCATGGCGCGCTGCGTCGACGAGGCCTACCGGGAAATCTTTCAGGGCGACCGGTGGCCGCGCGGACCGGAGCGGTCCAAGTGGCTGGGCTTCGCGCGTGAGCTTCGCGCCAGCAACCCCCAAATCACCGCCGAGCAGGTCCGCGCCGCCATCGCGAACGAACTGCGGCTCGAGCGGGACGGGCTGGATGTCGCGACGGTCGAGAACATCGACCTGTACATCTCCGGAGCCATCGGCTGGGTGACCTGGTGCTACGAGGGGGAGTCGCGTAACGCCACCGAAGAAGACATGCACCATTGGCGCGCCTTCGCCGCCGAGAAGAAGCGGGAGAACCCCGATATCCAGCCGGACGAACTCAAGTACGCCATCATCGACGCGGTGCGGGCGAAGGTGATGAAGATGGACTCGACGTCACCGGAGAACGTCGACAAGTTCATCGAAGACGCCGTGAAGTGGGTCACGCTCTGCTACCAGGGCAAGGAGCGTCATGCCTCCCCAGCGGAGATGACGTACTGGCGCGCCTTCGCGGCGGAGAAGCTGCGGGAGGACCCGGAGATGTCTCCAGTGGCGCTCAAGTACGCCATCACCGATACCCTCCGCGCGAAGATGACAGGCACGGACTCCGCGTCGCCCGCGAACATCGATCGGTTCATCGAAGACGCCATCGGGTGGGTCTCGATGTGCTACGAGAGCAAGACGCGCCACGCCTCCCCGGCGGAGATGGCGCACTGGCGTGCCTTCGCCACCGCGAAGCTCGCGGAGAATCCGAAGATGACGCCGGAGGAACTCAGACACGCCATCACCGACGCCATTCGGGCGCAGGCACTGGGGATGGACACCCTGTCCCCCGCGAACATCGATGGCTTCATCATGGAGGCCATCGGCTGGGTGTCGCTGTGCTACCTGGGAGCGTCCCGCGCCCCCACGCCCGAGGAGATGCAGTCCTGGCGCGCCTTCGCGGTGGAGAAGCGGCGGGAGAACCCGGACATCACCCCGGAGGAGCTCAAATTTACCATCCGCGATGCGGTACGTAACGAACTGACGGGCATGAGCAAGCCTGCGGAGCTCAACATCGAGCGCTTCATCCGGGAGGCCTACGAATTCATGTTCCACGCCTACCGGGGCATGCCCGCGAACATGAAGCGCGAGCCGACGCCGCGAGAGCTGCACGAGTGGCAGCAGTTCGCCCGGGCCCGACTCCGGGAGGAGCCGAAGCTGTCGAGCGAGGAACTCAACTCCTACCTGCTCGACAGCCTGCGAACGGCGCTGGCCAACCAGTGACGGAGGCTGCTGCCTCGCGACCAGCGGTAGTCCAACGGCCATCGCCCCTCGCGTCTGTAAACGCGCTCTGTCCCGAGTCCTCGCCGAGTGTTCAGCGGCTCGCAGGGGGGCGCGTTGCTGGTGATGGGCGGTAGTGAGGATGCCCTCCAAACACAGGGGAGAATTCGTCAACCGGTACTTCGTCCTGCTCTCCGGGCTGTCCGCGTCAGAAGTCCCTGTTGGTGCTGGTGCGCATGGATGGCGAGTGCCTCCGCGGGCAGGGGGCCGTTCACTCCTTCCGGTGGAATCGTCTCAGATGCGTGGGCCTCCTTCCTTTCGTGCGCTCCCGCGCTCAGTTTCCCGGCGAGACGTTCGAGGAGGGGACATATGACGGGGTTGGCTGGTTCCATGCTCGCCGTGGTGATGGCGGCGGCGAGTGGCTCGGCGTTGGTGCCAGTGAGCGGGGGCAATGCCCTGACGCTCCCGGCGCAGCGCCACATTGTTCGCATCGAAACCGGAAGCAATCGTCCGCCGACGTGGCTGGTGGCCATCCAGCACGGGGGCGTGGACGGCAAGGGGCTGGTGCTCTACCGCTCCGAGGACGCACTGCGAACACTGCGGCGGGTGGGGGACATCCAGCCCAACGCAGCGCACACGGACCGGGCAGAACTCCTGGCCGTGGGCATGGATGTGGCACTTGTCTACTCCTACGAGGGGCCACAACTGGCGGCATCCAGTCAGCACGACGTCTACTTCCAGTGGTGGCGCTATCAGCCCGGGGCGAATACCTGGGCGCCGGAGCCCGCGGTGCGGGTGTTCGACGCGGACGCCAGCACGGCCTACTCACGGGCCTTGCTGGCGCGAGACTCGCAGGGACGGCTGTGGGTGCAGGCCTTCCGTCTGGAGCTCGACGGCGGCGCCACGGCGATGGTGTCCGTGTCCTCGAATGGGGGGCAGGGCTTCGGTTCGGCTCAGGCGCTAGACAAGGTCCGCCGGCGGGGTGGGGGACGGCTGCTCAGCCTGGGGACGAAGCTCGTCTTCTTGTACGGAATGCATGACGGCTGGGAGCCCGCGCGCATGCGCATCCGCTCCGACTCGGACCCGGAGGGCACGTGGGCGCCGGTGCGCCAGGCTTTCTTTGACGGCATCTACCATGGCGCGGCGTTGAGCGCGGTGGCGGATGGGAAGGAGGGCATGCACCTCGTCTACAAGGACGAGCTGGAGAAGCTCTACTACCGGCACTTCGACGGGAGCAGCTTTGGTCCCCGCGTGTTGGTGGAGGGCAGCTCGGACTGGGCGACCCAGCCTGCAATCACCCGCATCGGCGACACGTTGTATGTCTTCTACAACCAGGTGCGGGCGCTCAATATGAGCTACGAGCTGCGCGTGCGTACGGTGGACGAGGATGGAACGCTTGGGCGCGTGGTGGCGCTCGACGGGGATGCGACGTTCAAGGGCTACCTCAACGCGGTGGATGTCCTGCCGGAGGGCAGCGGCGAGGTGCCCTGCCTCTATGGTGAGGCGGTGGACGCGGGCTCGCGGGGCTCGGTGTCGCGGGTGTCGCTGGTGCTCGATGAAGCGCCTCCGCCGGAACCGGAACCGGAGCCGGGGCCGGGACAGGGACCTTTCGTCCTGGAGCTCGTGCGCTCCCTTTCCACGCACGAGCTGCTCGCGGTGGACGGGGCCGGCACGCTGTACGGCATTCCCGCTGAGGGCCCGCGTTCGCGGTTGATGGCGAGCACGGACGGTGGGCGCACCTTTTCGGCTCGGGGGCAGCGGGGTGGCAACCTGTGGACGGTGGCGGCGATGGAGGGAGGGGCGCTCCTGGCAGTGGCCAGTCACAGCGGGGAGTACTTCCTCCAGCGCTCCACGGACGGGGGGATGACGTGGGGGAACCAGCTGCGCCTGGGCACGTATCGTGCGCGGGGGCCCCAGAGCTTCGCGCGCTTGGGGAGCACGTGGTTCTTCCTCGAGTACCAGTCTTTTACCTCGGCCGCCGTGCCGATTCGGCTATGGGCCACCACGGACGGCGGGGCCACGTGGTCCGTGCGCTCCATGTTCACGGCGCACCGGCACGGCTCTGCCCTGGTGGCGGACCCGGCGACGGGCACGCTGTGGGCGACCATGGGGAGCAGCGAGGCACAGGCCGCAGTGCTTCGTTCCACGGATGGCGGGTGGACCTGGACGCCGCTGTTGCGTGGCTACAAGGCCAATGCCCAGGCGGGGGTGGTGCACACGGGCGGGGCACTGCTCTTCGGCCAGTCAACGTTGTTCGAGCCCGAGCACCCGAAGCTCCTGAGCCTGTCTCCGGAGGGGACCGTGAGTTCGCTGATGGAGCTGCCGGGGCCGGCGTACTCGCTCGCCGCGGTGCCCGGGGGCGGGTGGGTGATGGGCACGGCCTGGTCCCGCGATGGGGACGTGCATGCGTCCGGTGACGTGTCCGCGCGACTCTTCATCAGCGAAGACGGCGTGACGTGGCAGGAGTCACACCGGTACGAGCGGATGAGCGGTGCGGACCTGACGCGCGCGGACGCCTGGGGCACGTTGCCATCCGGAGAGCTGGTGGTGCGCGTGGAGGATGCAAGCGGCTTCGGGAGCGCGGGCGTGGGCTTCCAGGTGCTTCGCGTCAAGCGCTGAGGCTGGCCGCGCCGAAATGGGGCGGGCTGCGTCCCTGTGGTGACAGCCCGCATGGCGGGGCCGCGGCCCGGTGGGTTTGCCACTCCAGGCGATACCACCGGGCCTTGTCGTAGCGCCCGACCCAGAAGCCCTCGCCGGAAATCGTACGGGTGAAGTGAGGGGAAAAAATCCCGCCCTCCGTTCGGGTGGCAAGCCGCCCACGACGGCCCGTTCCAATGCCACGCTCACTTGGGGAATCGACTCCGCCAGGCGCCGGATGCGCCTCTCCGTCGCCGACACGCGGCTGCGCATC from Myxococcus xanthus encodes the following:
- a CDS encoding DoxX family protein, giving the protein MTMTTHTEFQHTAPAPCLQSGTQYSSKKALWTGRILSGIAVLFLLFDATGKLLQIPEAQQGTVELGYPVSVLFGLGIVQLACLAVYLTPRLSVLGAILWTGYLGGAVATHVRVGNPLFSHMLFPVYIATLLWLGLWLRDARLRAVLPGRAPSPKSSAHPGAEP
- a CDS encoding DNRLRE domain-containing protein, with the translated sequence MEPVADSQVTSSAPDTNYGQYSAWEVNRQYSHVYMRFDLSLLPPNIRVRSVRLSVTANTGVAHRGDGNAYTTYVPDDDWHERTITWNNKPAGAGDTRGERNLWYSDTTEAEKMGVNSIDG
- a CDS encoding lamin tail domain-containing protein, with translation MLLTHRVPRVLAFALLPLLSACSSSECTESRDCASRGPDIVCVEETCVQASLPDSGTVDAGMEDAGVDAGSTEPGSDDGGVDAGSGDAGAPDSGTDAGSSAPEASLRITEINPYVQQELIELVAVTGGSLTGISLKELTNSNFTFTFPQGYTVETGAVLVLHLRGACTDAPGNPASCGQAAPFTAGAWDFSMPGALSYSGKVFELFASDGTPIDGVPFVRASGEMPSNIVAAVQRLQADRVWDPTPCVHDLQTGFARDRYCRNIAVDWSNMNADANVMRIAGDSPLTTPGTRTQWSGPLPSRWGTY
- a CDS encoding alpha/beta hydrolase, with protein sequence MTRPTSSTDFDPQLAPLLPPLKGYVPLQMTLEQLDHFRRLSHVTRETLIGDAQVSCVDYSIPGYQGAEIVVSVISRQGHSVPGPAIYHIHGGGMVMGTRFAGAKPLVEWVLRHDAVCVTVEYRLAPEHPAPTLVEDCYAGLAWMAAHADMLRFDPNQLVIFGGSGGGGLAAGTTLLARDRQGPRLLGQLLQCPMLDDRNETESAHRYDGVGVWDRTSNLTAWRAVLGDRCGGPEVSPYSAPARASDLSGLPPTFIDVGGAETFRDEAVAYARGILAAGGECELHVWGGAFHGFYDIAPQSDLARACIATRDAWLARMFARGAMSPCPP
- a CDS encoding WD40/YVTN/BNR-like repeat-containing protein yields the protein MTGLAGSMLAVVMAAASGSALVPVSGGNALTLPAQRHIVRIETGSNRPPTWLVAIQHGGVDGKGLVLYRSEDALRTLRRVGDIQPNAAHTDRAELLAVGMDVALVYSYEGPQLAASSQHDVYFQWWRYQPGANTWAPEPAVRVFDADASTAYSRALLARDSQGRLWVQAFRLELDGGATAMVSVSSNGGQGFGSAQALDKVRRRGGGRLLSLGTKLVFLYGMHDGWEPARMRIRSDSDPEGTWAPVRQAFFDGIYHGAALSAVADGKEGMHLVYKDELEKLYYRHFDGSSFGPRVLVEGSSDWATQPAITRIGDTLYVFYNQVRALNMSYELRVRTVDEDGTLGRVVALDGDATFKGYLNAVDVLPEGSGEVPCLYGEAVDAGSRGSVSRVSLVLDEAPPPEPEPEPGPGQGPFVLELVRSLSTHELLAVDGAGTLYGIPAEGPRSRLMASTDGGRTFSARGQRGGNLWTVAAMEGGALLAVASHSGEYFLQRSTDGGMTWGNQLRLGTYRARGPQSFARLGSTWFFLEYQSFTSAAVPIRLWATTDGGATWSVRSMFTAHRHGSALVADPATGTLWATMGSSEAQAAVLRSTDGGWTWTPLLRGYKANAQAGVVHTGGALLFGQSTLFEPEHPKLLSLSPEGTVSSLMELPGPAYSLAAVPGGGWVMGTAWSRDGDVHASGDVSARLFISEDGVTWQESHRYERMSGADLTRADAWGTLPSGELVVRVEDASGFGSAGVGFQVLRVKR